The following coding sequences are from one Syngnathus acus chromosome 14, fSynAcu1.2, whole genome shotgun sequence window:
- the vps26bl gene encoding vacuolar protein sorting-associated protein 26B-like, producing MNFFGFGQSADVDIVLNDAETRKKAEHKSEDGKKDKYFLFYDGETVSGKVNVNLKYPGKRLEHNGIKIEFVGQIELYYDRGNHHEFVSLVKDLARPGELTQSQTFDFEFTHVEKPYEAYTGQNVKLRYFLRATVGRRLSDIIKEVDIVVHTLSTYPDINSSIKMEVGIEDCLHIEFEYNKSKYHLKDVIVGKIYFLLVRIKIKHMEIDIIKRETTGTGPNVYHENDTIAKYEIMDGAPVRGESIPIRLFLAGYEITPTMRDVNKKFSVRYYLNLVLIDEEERRYFKQQEITLWRKSDVARKSMSHQAILASQRFESSSNAEKSQADEKDD from the exons ATGAActtttttggttttggccAAAGTGCGGACGTCGATATAGTTCTCAATGATGCCGAAACAAGGAAGAAAGCGGAGCATAAAAGCGAGGACGGCAAGAAGGATAAATATTTCCTCTTCTACGACGGCGAGACGGTGTCGGGCAAGGTCAACGTCAACCTCAAATACCCTGGCAAGAGGCTGGAGCACAACGGAATCAAGATTGAGTTTGTTGGCCAGATAG AGCTCTACTACGACAGGGGAAACCACCACGAGTTTGTGTCCCTGGTGAAAGACTTGGCACGGCCAGGGGAGCTCACGCAGTCGCAGACATTTGACTTTGAGTTCACGCATGTGGAAAAGCCCTATGAGGCTTACACTGGGCAGAATGTCAAATTACG CTATTTCCTCAGAGCCACAGTAGGCCGCAGACTGAGCGACATCATCAAAGAGGTGGACATTGTGGTCCACACGCTCAGCACTTACCCCGACATCAACTCCTCCATCAAGATGGAAGTCGGCATCGAGGACTGTCTACACATCGAATTTGAGTACAACAAATCCAA GTATCACCTAAAAGATGTCATTGTCGGCAAGATTTACTTTTTGCTTGTGCGAATTAAAATCAAGCATATGGAGATTGACATCATCAAGCGGGAAACAACTGGCACCGGGCCCAATGTCTACCACGAGAACGATACCATCGCCAAGTACGAAATCATGGACGGCGCGCCGGTCCGAG GAGAGTCCATCCCCATCAGGCTGTTCCTAGCAGGCTATGAGATAACGCCCACCATGAGGGACGTCAACAAGAAGTTTTCAGTCCGCTACTACCTCAACTTGGTCCTCATCGATGAGGAGGAGAGGCGCTATTTCAAACAGCAG GAAATAACCCTGTGGAGGAAGAGCGATGTTGCAAGGAAGAGCATGTCTCATCAAGCCATCCTCGCCTCCCAACGATTCGAAAGCTCCTCCAACGCAGAGAAAAGCCAGGCTGATGAAAAGGACGACTAA